ACACACGGTCCTTCACGGAGAGCAGAAGGGCGACGGGAGCGGCGTAGAAGGCGTTCTGCGGGGGCACGCCGGTGATCTGGGCGTAGGCGACACATTCGGGAACGATCAGCGCCCAGGCAGTGAGCGCACCCAGCGCATCACCCCGCAGCCATGGCTTGCGGTAGCGGCGTGCCCAGTCGGCGACCGGCCAGGGCCGCGCCCGTACCGGGGCGGTCATTCGTTCAGACCGGTGAGGGCGTCGCCGATGAACTTTGCTCCCAGCACGACCAGCAGCACAGTCATGACGGCCGCGTTGTGCGCGGCCATCCACCCCTTCCATGCCTCCAGGACCCGCGCCGACTTCTCCCCGCCGGTGAGGTAGACGCCAAGTGGCAGCAGCGCGCACAGCGACGCGATCAGTGCGAACAGCACGACGGCGACGGTCTTGCCGCTAGCCGAGGCGGAGCTGCCGGCGATGGAGAGGGCGCCGCCGACGGCGAGTACCAGGTTCTTCGGATTGAGCGCGGACAGCGCGGTGGCCAGTCCCGCCGCCTTGCCCGGAGTGAAGGTGTCGATGGCCTTCATCCAGCCGGGCAGCTCGGCCTGCTGGCCTTCGTGCGGGCGGCTCTTCCACTGCTTGGCGCCCATCAGCACGAACAGCACACCGGCCGCCAGCTTCACCCAGGACACCCAGGGAGCCGTCTGCCCGTTCGCGTGTGCGTCGGCGCCGGGGCCCAGCAGCACGACGGCGGTGCTCAGCGCCGGCAGGGTCACCGTCCAGGCGGCCGTGAAGGCGATGCCGTTGGTTCGTCCGCGAGGTGTCGCCAGCATCAGCACGACCGCGACGACCGCGACGACCGGCACCGGACTGATGCGATACCGACAGCCGGAGCGAGCATCTGCCCGATCGCGTCTGTCCCGTTCAGCCTGCCACGGTCAGGGACGGCAGCTGCCAGGTGCCGTCCAGGACGCCGGTGCCCGGCCCGTAGAGGCGGATGATGACGGTGAAGGGGCCATCGGGGGCGGGCAGCCAGTTCGCGGCCTGTCCAGGGTCGGCGGGCCGGGCGTGCTGGACATACAGGGTCAGGCCGCCGTCCGCGTCGTAGATGAGACCCGGGGTGCGGTCACCGATGGAGTACCGGTCGATCTCGTTGTCCACCAGCAGGCGCTCGGGCAGCCGGTAGATGGTGGCGGACCAGAAGAACCGGGCCGTGGGGAGCCGGTCGGCGGCGAAGCGGATGGTGTAGTCGCGCATCGCGGCGTTCGGAGGACGGTTGCCGGCATCATCGCTGACCCAGCCGCCATACCACGCCTCGGCGGCGGGCAGCCCATACAAACCCTTGTCCGCGGCGACCGAGCGAATCAGGTAGTCCTCCCCCAGCTCCTCGCGAGTGCCGAAGAACGAACTCGAATCGGTCGCGGAGTCCATGACATCGACCAGCCGCCTGCGGCCCTCGGCGATACCCTCCTCCACCGCCGCCCGAACCTCGGGGCGCAGACCGGCGGGGTCAAAGGTGCCGGTGCCGTTCACCCCAAGAGCCGCCAGCCGGTCGCGCAGATCCCTCTGCGTGGGCAGGACGGGAAAGAAGCCGAGCAGGAAGTCCAGCACGGTGAAGAACTCGATACTCGAGCCCGCCTCCTCCCGCCA
The DNA window shown above is from Streptomyces sp. NBC_00247 and carries:
- a CDS encoding GAP family protein; the protein is MPVVAVVAVVLMLATPRGRTNGIAFTAAWTVTLPALSTAVVLLGPGADAHANGQTAPWVSWVKLAAGVLFVLMGAKQWKSRPHEGQQAELPGWMKAIDTFTPGKAAGLATALSALNPKNLVLAVGGALSIAGSSASASGKTVAVVLFALIASLCALLPLGVYLTGGEKSARVLEAWKGWMAAHNAAVMTVLLVVLGAKFIGDALTGLNE
- a CDS encoding DUF1254 domain-containing protein, which encodes MDLDAVRATAAEGWVYGHPMLENYRTMYAQAVDADDHRYVGGFGVFRHYAQPSRPENTDVVTPNNDTPYSWCWLDLRVEPWVVSVPPMDRYYVLPFHDLDTTYVGFVGARTTGQEAGDYLIAGPGWDGAVPGGLAGVLRADTHLVGCVGRTYLAGVSEADVQDLRAIQEQYRLRPLSAYTGQDAPAPAAEPVWPVWREEAGSSIEFFTVLDFLLGFFPVLPTQRDLRDRLAALGVNGTGTFDPAGLRPEVRAAVEEGIAEGRRRLVDVMDSATDSSSFFGTREELGEDYLIRSVAADKGLYGLPAAEAWYGGWVSDDAGNRPPNAAMRDYTIRFAADRLPTARFFWSATIYRLPERLLVDNEIDRYSIGDRTPGLIYDADGGLTLYVQHARPADPGQAANWLPAPDGPFTVIIRLYGPGTGVLDGTWQLPSLTVAG